A portion of the Paenibacillus hamazuiensis genome contains these proteins:
- a CDS encoding NUDIX domain-containing protein, whose translation MQIRSSVCALIIRNNHVLTVKKRDDDSFEHILPGGGQEFGETLPDALRREVREEIGATSAMSNCCSSANISEKITSICSGIKLCISSATSFYVTLQKKISTRCSRIQIRLA comes from the coding sequence ATGCAGATACGCAGTTCGGTATGCGCGCTGATTATCAGGAACAACCACGTTTTAACCGTGAAGAAACGGGACGACGACTCGTTCGAGCACATTTTGCCGGGCGGAGGACAGGAGTTCGGCGAAACGCTCCCGGATGCCCTGCGCCGCGAAGTTCGCGAAGAAATCGGCGCGACATCCGCGATGTCAAATTGCTGTTCGTCCGCGAATATATCGGAAAAAATCACGAGCATTTGCAGCGGGATCAAGCTTTGCATATCGTCAGCCACATCTTTTTATGTGACATTGCAGAAGAAAATAAGTACCCGCTGCAGCCGGATCCAGATCAGGTTGGCATAG
- a CDS encoding GrpB family protein, which translates to MAEQVIVSEYNPEWALEYEREKDKIAAALDDIRLSVEHIGSTSVPGLGAKPVIDMMVGVEHLDLIEQRHIDALNRIEYEYVPKPDFPERRFFRRGAWRAGTHHLHIYAYGGENWTSQLLFRDYLRSHEYALNEYYKLKKQLEIRFKHDRAGYTEAKASFIEHIISLAKKERNPGSPGGTEG; encoded by the coding sequence ATGGCGGAGCAAGTGATCGTATCCGAATATAATCCCGAATGGGCTCTAGAATACGAGCGGGAGAAAGACAAAATCGCCGCAGCGCTTGACGATATTCGCTTATCCGTCGAGCACATCGGCAGCACGTCCGTTCCCGGGCTCGGCGCCAAGCCGGTCATCGATATGATGGTAGGCGTGGAGCATCTGGACCTTATAGAGCAGAGACATATAGACGCCTTAAACCGCATTGAATACGAGTACGTACCCAAGCCCGATTTTCCGGAGCGGAGATTTTTCCGCAGAGGCGCCTGGAGAGCGGGAACGCATCATTTACACATTTATGCATACGGCGGCGAAAATTGGACGAGCCAGCTTTTATTCCGCGACTATTTAAGAAGCCATGAGTATGCGCTGAACGAATATTACAAACTGAAAAAGCAGCTGGAAATAAGGTTCAAGCACGATAGAGCCGGCTACACCGAAGCGAAGGCTTCGTTTATCGAACATATCATTTCCCTGGCGAAAAAAGAACGGAACCCCGGGAGCCCGGGCGGCACGGAGGGGTAA
- a CDS encoding glycosyl hydrolase family 18 protein yields the protein MNRRFVTIPLTVLTVGLTFLLAARTDVDAIKPSAGADKAAATSAAAANTATPAFAAPAAPSGSPDAGSTAAGNTTPDTSNRTESKQANESDFIGPVLLIGPPYTAIEAAASGSAPAAPNSGAPATAPAEAAAAPGPGSGKTARSSGSADSTSAAGSGAVPASVSSSRTVLGYYVKYSDADKTSYKSLSANHSYLNEISTATFSLDGSGGIVGSAPAEGLKAADSFGIQSYAAITNMVNDQFDPDIAHAILTNASARTAALDHIEAVVSGSGYKGVNLDIENILPTDRSSFTSFVKELSDRMHAKGLTTIVSVPAKTTDSISAAWEGAFDYAALGEAADYIQLMTYDENGPWGQPGPVAGLPWVERVIQYAVSQISPHKLYIGLPSYGYDWNAVPGAENKGLSWRQIPSILAQTGAAPQWDDTEKSPFFTYTAVDGSQHTVWYENADSIQAKTRLAVKYDLAGVSVWRLGQEDESFWKAVRAGLH from the coding sequence ATGAATCGCCGTTTTGTAACGATCCCCTTGACGGTGCTGACGGTTGGCCTGACTTTTCTGTTGGCCGCCCGCACCGATGTCGACGCCATCAAACCGTCTGCAGGAGCCGACAAAGCTGCGGCTACATCCGCAGCTGCCGCCAACACTGCCACACCGGCATTCGCTGCACCCGCGGCCCCCTCGGGTTCGCCCGATGCGGGCTCGACGGCTGCCGGAAATACGACGCCGGACACCTCGAACCGCACGGAATCGAAACAAGCAAACGAATCGGACTTTATCGGTCCTGTGCTCCTTATAGGACCTCCCTATACCGCAATCGAAGCGGCGGCTTCCGGCTCTGCGCCTGCTGCCCCCAACAGCGGCGCACCGGCAACCGCACCCGCCGAAGCAGCAGCAGCTCCGGGCCCCGGTTCCGGCAAGACTGCCCGGAGCTCCGGCTCCGCCGACAGCACATCCGCTGCCGGAAGCGGCGCGGTTCCCGCATCCGTCTCTTCCTCCCGAACGGTGCTCGGCTATTATGTAAAGTATTCCGATGCGGACAAGACCAGCTATAAAAGCTTGTCCGCCAATCACAGCTATCTGAACGAAATTTCGACGGCTACTTTTTCCCTGGACGGCAGCGGCGGCATCGTAGGGAGCGCGCCTGCGGAAGGGCTTAAGGCCGCAGACAGCTTCGGGATTCAATCGTATGCCGCGATCACCAACATGGTGAACGACCAGTTCGATCCGGACATCGCTCATGCGATTTTAACGAATGCCTCCGCCCGCACTGCGGCGCTGGACCATATCGAAGCCGTCGTTTCCGGCAGCGGATATAAAGGCGTCAATCTCGATATCGAAAACATATTGCCCACTGACCGGAGTTCCTTTACCTCTTTCGTCAAGGAGCTGTCCGACCGGATGCATGCCAAAGGGCTGACGACGATCGTGTCCGTCCCCGCCAAAACGACCGATTCCATTAGCGCCGCCTGGGAGGGCGCATTCGATTACGCAGCTTTGGGTGAGGCTGCCGATTATATTCAGCTGATGACCTATGACGAAAACGGCCCTTGGGGCCAGCCGGGTCCTGTCGCCGGATTGCCTTGGGTGGAGCGCGTCATCCAATATGCGGTAAGCCAAATTTCGCCGCACAAGCTGTACATCGGCCTGCCGTCTTACGGCTACGATTGGAACGCCGTTCCCGGCGCCGAAAATAAAGGCTTATCGTGGAGGCAGATTCCGTCCATTTTAGCCCAAACGGGAGCCGCCCCACAGTGGGACGACACGGAAAAGTCGCCGTTTTTCACCTATACGGCAGTCGACGGCTCACAGCATACGGTGTGGTACGAGAACGCGGACAGCATTCAGGCCAAAACGAGACTGGCTGTCAAATACGACTTGGCCGGAGTATCCGTTTGGCGACTGGGCCAAGAGGATGAAAGCTTTTGGAAAGCGGTGCGGGCCGGTTTGCACTAA
- a CDS encoding DUF2294 domain-containing protein encodes MNKMEAEFSNLVKAFRKRHMGKGPAKITTTFCKCWAICEMEGNLSPVEKFIASASDGKQMVRAARTEMVKMMYRQHHPVEMEELLGAKFVDLFVDIDIDKDLGMSIFVFDRDIEMKFKPIE; translated from the coding sequence ATGAACAAAATGGAAGCCGAGTTCAGCAATCTGGTCAAGGCGTTCCGCAAGCGGCACATGGGCAAAGGGCCGGCCAAGATTACGACGACCTTTTGCAAGTGCTGGGCGATTTGCGAGATGGAAGGCAACTTGTCTCCCGTGGAAAAATTTATCGCCTCCGCCAGCGACGGCAAGCAGATGGTCCGCGCCGCCCGCACGGAGATGGTGAAGATGATGTACCGCCAGCACCATCCGGTGGAGATGGAGGAACTGCTCGGCGCAAAGTTCGTCGATCTGTTCGTGGATATCGACATCGATAAAGATCTCGGCATGTCGATTTTTGTATTCGACCGGGACATCGAGATGAAGTTCAAACCAATCGAATAA